The Lytechinus pictus isolate F3 Inbred chromosome 10, Lp3.0, whole genome shotgun sequence genome includes a window with the following:
- the LOC135155827 gene encoding uncharacterized protein LOC135155827 — protein MRQIHSAERPRCSERKKEKSTNIKVIDSGTIKTPTEVPVVDIITSTETACRKLNERSATELRSKVVGLLSRPRKLEPNLNKEETEALNDLKKDKNIRVLPADKGRTVVILNTCDYNSKCESLLNDTNTYKKLGSKDPTSKYKNELVSALQEIERDGGINRDEYRRLYPTTDTPPKFYGLPKIHKPNIPLRPIVSSIGSITYNCAKHLAYILSPLVGQTCHHVTDSQSFAECIKNARVEEDEELRSYDVTALFTSVPIDKALKIIQSKLQSVNTWKDRTRLSVDHIVKLLDVCLRCTYFVHNGIYYQQIHGAAMGSPISPIVCNLYMEHFEQLALESAPHPPIWWFRYVDDTHTKLKKEFSQEFTDHLNLIDPDIQFTTEGEEGRSLAFLDTLTVIQPDGNLDIKVYRKPTHTDQYLNFSSNHPLEHKLGVIKTLFHRAEAVITDPVTVSEEKAHVKRALSKCGYPSWVFNKIDNSAKGKSPPRKDNPKPPKGQIVLPYVKGLSEALRRNFSQFGIRVCYKPTRTLRQYLVAPKDKTEKKDITGPIYLIPCQGQTTKGLCQESYIGETERSLRTRFLEHRRPSSTSSEVSQHIHIESPGHCVDINKVQVLDREPRYFERGVKEAIYIRAFRPSLNRDGGRYKLPNVYDPIIDHYVTKVKSGHIADEGCS, from the exons ATGCGACAGATACACTCAGCAGAGCGCCCAAGGtgcagtgaaagaaagaaagagaaaagtacaAATATAAAAGTAATAGATTCAGGAACAATTAAGA CGCCTACAGAGGTTCCCGTTGTTGACATCATCACTAGTACGGAAACCGCATGCCGTAAGTTGAACGAACGCAGTGCTACTGAGTTGAGATCTAAAGTCGTTGGATTACTGAGCCGACCGAGAAAACTCGAGCCCAATCTCAACAAAGAAGAAACTGAGGCTTTGAACGATTTGAAGAAAGATAAGAACATCAGAGTTTTACCAGCAGACAAAGGTAGGACTGTGGTTATTCTGAACACTTGTGATTATAATAGCAAATGTGAATCTCTTTTGAATGATACCAACACTTACAAGAAACTTGGTTCGAAGGATCCTACAAGCAAGTATAAGAATGAACTTGTTAGTGCTCTacaagaaatagagagagacgGTGGTATCAACAGAGACGAATATCGCAGGTTATACCCAACTACAGATACCCCTCCTAAGTTTTATGGTCTCCCTAAAATCCATAAACCGAACATTCCACTTCGACCGATTGTAAGTAGTATTGGATCAATTACTTATAACTGTGCCAAGCATCTTGCCTACATTCTGTCACCTTTAGTTGGTCAGACCTGTCACCATGTAACTGATTCTCAATCTTTTGCTGAATGTATTAAGAATGCGCGTGTTGAGGAAGACGAGGAACTGAGATCATATGACGTGACAGCTCTTTTCACTTCAGTTCCTATTGACAAGGCCCTGAAGATTATCCAATCCAAACTTCAGAGCGTGAACACTTGGAAAGATAGGACTCGCCTATCAGTGGACCACATTGTGAAACTGTTGGATGTTTGCCTGCGATGTACTTATTTTGTTCACAATGGCATATATTATCAGCAGATCCATGGAGCAGCGATGGGATCGCCAATTTCCCCCATTGTTTGTAATCTGTACATGgaacattttgaacaattaGCTCTTGAGTCAGCACCTCATCCTCCAATATGGTGGTTTCGATATGTTGATGATACACACACTAAACTCAAGAAAGAATTCTCGCAGGAATTTACTGATCATCTGAACTTGATTGATCCGGACATTCAATTCACCACTGAAGGTGAGGAAGGACGGTCGCTGGCATTTCTTGACACTTTGACGGTTATTCAACCAGACGGCAACTTGGATATCAAAGTTTACCGTAAACCTACGCACACCGACCAATACCTGAACTTTTCCTCTAATCACCCACTTGAACATAAGCTTGGTGTGATCAAGACTCTTTTCCATCGAGCGGAAGCGGTTATCACAGATCCAGTCACCGTTTCTGAGGAAAAAGCACACGTTAAACGGGCTCTCTCCAAGTGCGGCTATCCTAGTTGGGTCTTCAACAAGATCGATAACTCAGCTAAAGGAAAGTCTCCGCCTAGAAAGGACAACCCCAAGCCACCCAAAGGACAGATTGTACTTCCGTACGTTAAAGGATTATCGGAAGCCCTTCGTAGGAATTTCAGTCAATTTGGCATTAGGGTGTGTTACAAACCAACAAGGACCCTTAGACAGTACTTGGTTGCGCCGAAAGATAAGACAGAGAAGAAGGATATCACCGGTCCTATTTATTTGATTCCTTGTCAAGGACAGACGACTAAGGGTCTATGTCAGGAATCTTATATAGGAGAAACAGAACGTTCCCTTAGGACAAGATTCCTTGAACACCGACGCCCTAGCTCCACTTCCTCCGAGGTATCTCAGCACATCCACATCGAATCCCCTGGCCATTGTGTTGACATCAACAAGGTACAAGTGCTGGACAGGGAGCCGCGGTACTTCGAGAGAGGTGTGAAAGAGGCCATCTACATCCGGGCGTTCAGACCTTCTCTCAACAGAGACGGGGGGCGATACAAGCTTCCGAATGTCTACGACCCGATCATCGATCATTACGTCACTAAGGTCAAATCGGGTCACATCGCTGACGAAGGTTGCAGTTAG
- the LOC129270619 gene encoding uncharacterized protein LOC129270619, with translation MSKTCCQAKVFILIFLMNLAGCSAQVDAYVSKLQGQEATLTFFYPCDSNEITLQQSIQTPFYRSTDNLSLSLHGSQVGRFRVQNRNDDGRCSLELTICDLKRYDQGTYIVFVYKDGLVLNNAIKKIHLYVDYPPGKATCVVGEEKGRGWVSIDCTASAGSLPGAIECYQNGVWIHPYPTEIDAPLNQTFLIRKAQSTFCCSFSFGEYKERCQCNDTSLYLSDGDINDPCPTPVEMTTEQTTVIQYNQSNEHSTSTASIPTEKYRNTDQVKIWSLYIFIAFLLQLLLLGFFLLSLYCTKKNTKRHACEYFSNILCNAGNQNEKNHPDPEGPCGMEQTESFI, from the coding sequence ATGTCAAAAACTTGCTGTCAAGCAAAAGTTTTTATTCTCATTTTTCTAATGAATTTAGCAGGATGTTCAGCACAAGTAGATGCATATGTATCTAAACTACAAGGGCAGGAAGCAACCTTGACTTTCTTTTACCCATGTGATAGTAATGAAATCACATTACAGCAATCAATCCAAACCCCATTTTATAGATCAACAGATAATCTATCTCTGTCTTTACACGGCAGTCAGGTTGGAAGATTCAGAGTGCAAAATAGAAACGATGACGGGAGATGCTCTCTGGAACTTACAATATGTGATCTTAAAAGATATGACCAAGGGACatatattgtatttgtataCAAGGACGGGCttgtattaaacaatgcaaTTAAAAAGATTCATCTTTATGTTGATTATCCTCCCGGTAAGGCGACATGCGTTGTGGGTGAAGAAAAGGGTAGAGGATGGGTTTCAATAGACTGCACAGCCAGTGCTGGAAGTCTACCAGGGGCCATTGAATGCTATCAAAATGGTGTCTGGATACATCCCTATCCTACTGAGATTGATGCACCATTGAATCAGACTTTTCTCATCAGAAAAGcacaatcaacattttgttgttcattttcatttggtgAATATAAAGAAAGATGTCAATGTAATGATACTAGTTTGTATCTATCAGATGGTGATATTAATGACCCTTGTCCAACACCAGTAGAAATGACAACAGAGCAAACTACTGTCATACAATACAATCAAAGTAATGAACACTCCACTTCAACTGCCTCAATACCAACTGAAAAATACAGGAATACTGATCAGGTGAAAATATGGTCActttacatttttattgcatttttattgCAGTTATTGCTACTTGGTTTTTTTCTGCTTTCTTTATATTGCACAAAGAAAAATACTAAAAGACATGCGTgtgaatatttttcaaatattctgTGTAATGCAGGAAATCAGAATGAGAAAAATCATCCAGATCCTGAAGGACCTTGTGGAATGGAACAAACAGAATCTTTCATATGA